The Winogradskyella schleiferi genome has a window encoding:
- a CDS encoding sulfatase family protein: MRYIVLTLVMLFAFQSCKNNVEEKKEDVKPKPRPNIVYIMADDHAEQAISAYGHPIGKLAPTPNIDRIANEGALFKNNFCTNSICGPSRAVVLTGKFSHVNGFRMNGDQFDGSQQTFPKLLQKAGYNTAVIGKWHLHGLPQGFDYWKILTDQGNYYNPDFISVNEETKVADTTRIEGYATDIITQDGLAYLNSVKDSDKPFMLMLQHKAPHRNWMPALRHANKFDNVEFPLPDTYFTAHEGSLGSQDQQQTIYKDMYEGHDLKLTKRKGSPELAWNPWKTDFERMTPEQLTAWDKAYQAKNDAFHDANLSGKELAKYKGQRYLQEYLATIAAVDEGVGQILYYLEENGLAENTIVIYTTDQGFYLGEKGWFDKRYMYEESLAMPLVAKYPDVIKPGTVIDAMTQNLDFAETFLDYAQVEIPEDMQGKSLRPLLEDTYDGDEFRDAVYYHYYDYPAFHMVKKHYGVRTERYKLMHFYDDIDTWELYDLEEDPKEINNQIDNPKYDDIEAKLRTKLAELQKKYEVTLTDFERAPEEQVKRAYKQFEKLRGKTGTAYDPVTDKDTKL; this comes from the coding sequence ATGAGGTATATAGTACTTACATTAGTTATGCTTTTCGCATTTCAATCCTGCAAAAATAACGTGGAAGAGAAGAAGGAAGATGTAAAACCTAAGCCACGCCCAAACATCGTGTACATCATGGCAGATGATCATGCGGAACAGGCAATAAGCGCTTACGGACATCCTATTGGCAAATTGGCACCGACACCAAATATCGATAGAATTGCCAATGAAGGCGCACTCTTTAAAAATAACTTTTGTACCAATTCCATTTGCGGACCAAGTAGAGCTGTTGTTTTAACGGGTAAATTCAGTCATGTCAATGGATTTAGAATGAATGGTGATCAATTTGATGGCAGCCAACAAACATTTCCTAAGTTATTACAGAAAGCAGGTTACAATACCGCAGTTATAGGGAAATGGCACTTACATGGATTGCCACAAGGCTTTGATTATTGGAAAATTCTAACCGATCAAGGCAATTATTATAATCCAGATTTTATCTCTGTCAACGAAGAAACAAAAGTAGCCGACACCACTCGAATCGAAGGTTATGCTACGGATATTATTACTCAAGATGGCTTGGCTTATCTCAACTCGGTAAAGGATAGCGATAAACCTTTCATGCTAATGCTACAACACAAAGCACCACACAGAAATTGGATGCCAGCTTTAAGACATGCCAATAAATTTGACAATGTAGAATTTCCACTACCAGATACTTATTTTACCGCTCACGAAGGCTCATTAGGTTCGCAAGACCAACAGCAAACCATTTATAAGGATATGTATGAAGGTCATGATTTAAAATTGACCAAAAGGAAAGGTAGCCCTGAATTGGCATGGAATCCTTGGAAAACAGATTTTGAACGCATGACACCTGAACAACTAACGGCTTGGGATAAAGCCTATCAAGCTAAAAATGATGCATTTCATGATGCGAATCTTTCAGGGAAAGAACTAGCAAAATATAAAGGACAACGTTATTTACAGGAATATTTGGCAACAATTGCTGCTGTTGATGAAGGTGTAGGACAGATTTTATATTATCTTGAAGAAAATGGTTTAGCTGAAAATACCATTGTCATTTATACGACAGATCAAGGATTTTATTTAGGAGAAAAAGGCTGGTTCGATAAACGTTATATGTATGAAGAGTCTTTGGCAATGCCATTAGTAGCAAAATATCCTGATGTTATAAAACCAGGTACAGTCATTGATGCCATGACACAGAATCTAGATTTTGCTGAAACGTTTTTAGATTATGCACAGGTTGAAATTCCAGAAGATATGCAAGGAAAATCACTTCGACCTTTATTGGAAGACACTTACGATGGTGACGAATTTAGAGATGCAGTCTATTACCATTATTACGACTATCCAGCATTTCATATGGTGAAAAAACATTATGGAGTTCGTACCGAACGTTATAAGTTGATGCATTTTTATGATGATATTGATACTTGGGAATTATATGATTTGGAAGAAGACCCAAAAGAAATCAATAACCAAATCGATAATCCAAAATACGACGATATTGAAGCCAAACTGAGAACAAAATTGGCTGAACTTCAAAAGAAGTATGAGGTCACACTAACTGATTTCGAACGTGCACCGGAAGAACAAGTAAAGCGAGCTTACAAACAATTTGAAAAGCTTCGTGGTAAAACTGGAACGGCTTATGATCCAGTGACTGATAAGGATACGAAACTATAA
- a CDS encoding alpha/beta hydrolase encodes METIIYSIKGNDTLRMDIFTPEQIKKDERLPVLLWMHGGGFSGSHRAHPEDNKLVKYAAKEQNYIGVSIDYRLLRKNTTTGFGCDCTKDEKLETFKQASIDYLDAAKFLIDREEMFQIDSTKIIAGGSSAGAEGSLNAVFMRDYFVNDKENYKNVKFAGMFSCAGAVVDASYITEENAIPSVLFHGTEDQLVPFGNAPHHYCEPTKDGYIMLDGSKVIAEKLEHFDTSYYFNIVKGGRHEISRIPFEDLEKVFQFFEQTVINDEVIQTKIIKTE; translated from the coding sequence ATGGAAACGATTATTTATTCCATAAAGGGAAACGATACCTTACGAATGGATATTTTTACGCCTGAACAAATTAAAAAAGACGAAAGGTTACCCGTGTTATTGTGGATGCATGGTGGAGGGTTTTCAGGTAGTCATCGTGCGCATCCAGAGGATAATAAATTGGTGAAATATGCAGCCAAAGAACAAAATTATATAGGTGTTTCCATAGACTACCGTTTACTAAGAAAAAATACAACAACTGGTTTTGGTTGCGATTGCACCAAAGATGAAAAACTGGAAACCTTTAAGCAAGCTAGTATAGATTATTTGGATGCTGCCAAATTTTTGATTGATCGTGAGGAGATGTTTCAAATCGATTCTACTAAAATCATTGCAGGTGGAAGTAGTGCTGGAGCAGAGGGAAGCCTTAATGCCGTGTTTATGAGAGATTACTTTGTCAATGATAAAGAAAATTATAAAAACGTAAAGTTTGCAGGTATGTTTTCTTGCGCAGGAGCTGTAGTTGATGCAAGTTATATTACCGAAGAAAATGCAATTCCTTCAGTTTTATTTCATGGCACCGAAGATCAATTAGTGCCATTTGGTAATGCGCCACATCATTATTGTGAGCCAACTAAAGATGGTTACATCATGCTTGATGGTTCCAAAGTTATTGCAGAAAAACTTGAACATTTTGACACCTCTTACTACTTCAATATAGTAAAAGGAGGAAGACATGAGATTTCGCGAATCCCATTTGAAGATTTAGAAAAAGTGTTCCAGTTTTTTGAACAAACTGTGATTAACGATGAAGTGATTCAAACTAAAATTATAAAAACCGAGTAA
- a CDS encoding glycoside hydrolase family 2 TIM barrel-domain containing protein, with translation MPHTIRKILPLFLLMCVALSFHSYSQSKVINSGWQYSENKTDWQTINIPHTWNSEDAFDDVSGYRRGLGYYKKQVFIASDESDKIHYLKFNAVNQDATIFVNGTEVGNHKGGYTAFNFDITEFVKYNAYNLIEVTVDNTHNIDIPPLDADFTFYGGIYRDVELISVPKQHFSLKDFASDGYYVNYYNVSEDKAGVEIKLLVDNYEISKSKNHLYLKILDAQGNLVLEEHQGILLDKRSSEVIEVKFPEIKNPKLWSPDSPYLYQLEITLTDKDGIVLDSKFSNLGFRWVSVDSEKGFFLNGKSIKLIGVNRHQDYEGYGNAVPLALQKKDIHIIKEMGSNVIRFAHYPHARELYELCDELGILVWSEVPIVNLVTNSDTFFTTALQMQEEHLKQYYNFPSVVMFGYMNEIFLRLQFDKKMSQPDREKLKKDTYRLTEKLEKLTRDLAPNHITVMALHYNEIYNETKIADIPMLIGWNLYFGWYYETIEDLGRFLDDQHKRFPNRSLLISEYGPGSDVNISTKSPMTYDYSQEYQLKLHKSYYEQVQDREFVTGMTAWNFADFGSEFRGESRPHVNQKGLVQYNREPKEIYYWYQSILRNDKPIIHIANYQKELALVNEATHEFTIFSNQKSAKIFLNDEFIDTLNFASGVAKIEIPLKAGKQTISVEADLANDTSSFEVKNLSNLKSLKFETLAINLGTYINFYDEESGTTFLADRAYQKNQFGYDENSGKCKRQLIANNIKNSHLEGVFQTILSDCGSYKIDVPNGKYKVSLYFVEPKLKSKEQIIFNLKYDVDSDEDEEQRIFDIYLNEKLVEKHFDMASNYPDKYGITLSYDLKIINDKGLTISLKPIEGEPVISGILIEKIN, from the coding sequence ATGCCACATACAATTCGTAAAATATTACCCCTTTTTTTATTGATGTGTGTGGCTTTATCGTTTCATTCCTATTCACAGTCTAAAGTTATTAATTCGGGTTGGCAATATTCAGAAAATAAAACAGATTGGCAAACCATAAACATTCCGCATACCTGGAATAGTGAAGATGCTTTTGATGATGTATCAGGTTATCGTCGAGGCTTAGGATATTATAAAAAACAGGTTTTTATCGCATCTGATGAAAGTGATAAAATTCATTACTTGAAATTTAATGCTGTAAACCAAGATGCTACCATTTTTGTCAATGGAACAGAAGTAGGTAACCATAAAGGAGGTTATACCGCTTTCAATTTCGACATCACCGAATTTGTAAAATACAATGCTTATAATCTCATTGAAGTTACAGTAGATAATACACACAATATCGATATTCCACCTTTGGATGCCGATTTTACCTTTTATGGCGGTATTTATCGTGATGTGGAATTAATTTCAGTTCCAAAACAACATTTCAGCTTAAAGGATTTTGCTTCAGACGGCTATTACGTCAACTACTATAACGTTTCTGAAGATAAAGCAGGTGTTGAAATAAAGCTTTTAGTAGATAATTATGAAATTTCAAAATCTAAAAATCATTTATATCTAAAAATTTTAGATGCTCAAGGCAATTTGGTGTTAGAAGAACATCAAGGGATTTTACTTGATAAACGTTCTTCCGAAGTTATTGAGGTTAAATTTCCAGAAATTAAAAACCCAAAACTTTGGTCGCCAGACAGTCCTTATTTGTATCAATTAGAAATTACCTTAACAGATAAAGACGGAATTGTTTTAGATTCAAAATTCTCAAACCTTGGTTTCCGTTGGGTATCTGTAGATTCAGAAAAGGGTTTCTTTTTAAACGGGAAATCTATAAAATTAATAGGTGTAAATCGTCATCAAGATTATGAAGGTTATGGAAATGCTGTGCCTTTGGCTTTGCAGAAAAAGGATATTCATATCATAAAGGAAATGGGTTCGAATGTGATTCGTTTTGCACATTATCCGCATGCGAGAGAATTATATGAGCTTTGCGATGAACTTGGAATTTTGGTGTGGAGCGAAGTGCCAATAGTTAATTTAGTAACTAATTCTGATACTTTTTTTACTACAGCACTACAAATGCAAGAAGAGCATTTAAAACAATATTATAATTTCCCTTCTGTGGTTATGTTTGGGTATATGAATGAGATCTTTTTACGTCTGCAATTTGATAAAAAAATGTCGCAACCTGATCGCGAAAAGCTAAAAAAAGACACCTATAGACTCACTGAAAAGTTAGAAAAATTGACCAGAGATTTGGCACCAAACCACATTACGGTTATGGCACTGCATTACAACGAAATATATAACGAGACCAAAATTGCAGATATACCCATGTTAATCGGTTGGAATCTTTATTTTGGTTGGTATTACGAAACCATTGAAGATTTAGGGAGATTTCTGGACGACCAGCACAAACGTTTTCCAAACCGTTCACTTTTAATTTCTGAATATGGTCCAGGATCAGATGTTAATATTTCCACCAAAAGTCCAATGACATATGACTACTCGCAAGAGTATCAACTTAAACTTCACAAAAGTTATTATGAGCAAGTCCAAGATCGCGAATTTGTAACAGGCATGACCGCATGGAATTTTGCAGATTTCGGTTCCGAATTTCGTGGAGAGTCGAGACCACATGTCAACCAAAAAGGACTGGTGCAATACAATAGAGAGCCTAAAGAAATTTATTATTGGTACCAATCGATTTTACGTAATGATAAGCCTATTATTCACATAGCAAATTATCAAAAAGAGTTGGCATTAGTTAATGAGGCCACACATGAATTCACCATATTTTCAAATCAGAAATCAGCTAAAATTTTCTTGAATGACGAATTTATTGATACATTGAATTTCGCTTCTGGAGTTGCTAAAATTGAAATTCCTCTCAAGGCAGGAAAACAAACTATAAGCGTTGAAGCTGATTTGGCAAATGATACTTCAAGTTTTGAAGTTAAAAATCTCAGCAACTTAAAGTCTTTAAAATTTGAAACATTAGCCATTAATCTCGGCACTTACATTAATTTCTACGACGAGGAATCAGGAACAACGTTTTTAGCCGATAGAGCTTATCAAAAAAATCAATTTGGTTATGATGAAAATTCTGGAAAATGTAAACGGCAATTAATCGCCAATAATATTAAAAATTCCCATCTCGAAGGAGTTTTTCAAACCATTCTTTCAGATTGTGGAAGCTATAAAATTGATGTGCCTAATGGAAAATACAAAGTGAGCCTGTACTTTGTGGAGCCAAAGTTGAAGAGCAAAGAACAAATTATTTTCAATCTTAAATATGATGTTGATAGTGATGAGGATGAAGAGCAACGCATATTTGATATTTACTTAAATGAGAAGTTAGTCGAAAAACACTTTGATATGGCTAGTAATTATCCAGATAAATACGGAATAACACTAAGTTATGACCTTAAGATAATTAATGATAAAGGCTTAACAATTTCATTAAAGCCAATCGAAGGAGAACCTGTAATTAGCGGCATTTTAATTGAGAAAATAAATTAA
- the bglX gene encoding beta-glucosidase BglX produces MKIRFLFVDLDCPLEGTLGVFLNKFNYYKMNARIVFLLAFFAANFSFSQNYEAKVDSIMRLMTLQEKIGQTVMYGGSWDQTGPIVGSDNGKYIREGNMGAMLNAMSVKGTRDLQKVALEESRLGIPLLFGYDVIHGHRTIFPINLGLSASWDLKMVEESSRIAAEEASAEGIHWTFAPMIDVSREPRWGRISEGAGEDVYLNSEIAKAYVRGFQGEDLSQPNTILACAKHYVAYGAAQAGRDYHTTNMSEGELRNVYLPPFEAAVDAGVETFMSAFNELNGVPTSGNKYTLRDILRGEWNFEGFVVSDYTSINEMVQHGFAKDSIDTARIGMNAGVDMDMMGEVYRKYLKTLVEEGKVPEQYINESCKRILIAKYKLGLFDDPYRYSDEKRENTTKYKPEFLEKAREIAAASSVLLQNKNEALPLSNTSKSIAFIGPLVKDEYDIIGNWAAKGDRNGKAVSVFEGVSEYLKPNQILYAKGCEILKDDTSGFDEAISASKKADEIVLVMGEGHHMSGEAASRTNLRIPRVQTALIKRIREANPNKKITLVLMNGRPLNLSEEINLVDAILEVWFPGTMGGAATADLLFGKVNPSGKLTVTFPRNVGQVPIYYNMKNTGRPIPEHYPKADYKSNYIDVPNTPLFVFGHGLSYTKFEYSDFKLSSNTFSFSDEVTASATITNTGNLDGHEIVQLYIHDKVGSITRPVKELKGFQKIFLKKGESKTVTFTISAEDLKFYNNDKKYTVEPGEFEIAIAPSSDFKFKNTITLID; encoded by the coding sequence ATGAAAATTAGATTTCTTTTTGTGGATTTGGATTGTCCCCTTGAGGGGACTTTAGGGGTGTTTCTGAATAAATTTAATTATTATAAAATGAATGCTAGAATCGTTTTTTTATTAGCTTTTTTTGCTGCTAACTTCAGTTTTTCACAAAATTATGAAGCTAAAGTAGATTCTATAATGCGATTGATGACACTTCAAGAAAAGATTGGGCAAACGGTAATGTATGGTGGAAGTTGGGATCAAACAGGTCCAATTGTAGGTTCAGATAACGGCAAATATATTCGCGAGGGTAATATGGGAGCGATGCTAAATGCTATGTCAGTAAAAGGGACTCGCGATTTACAAAAAGTAGCTCTAGAAGAATCCCGTTTGGGCATTCCATTATTGTTTGGATATGATGTGATTCATGGTCACAGAACAATTTTTCCAATAAACTTAGGCTTATCCGCAAGTTGGGACCTAAAAATGGTAGAAGAAAGCTCACGCATCGCAGCCGAAGAAGCCTCAGCAGAAGGCATCCATTGGACGTTTGCACCAATGATCGATGTGTCTAGAGAACCGCGTTGGGGACGGATTTCCGAAGGTGCAGGAGAAGATGTTTATTTAAACAGTGAGATAGCTAAAGCCTACGTTCGAGGGTTTCAAGGAGAAGATTTATCGCAACCCAACACCATTTTGGCCTGTGCGAAACATTATGTGGCTTATGGGGCAGCTCAAGCAGGAAGAGATTACCATACCACCAATATGAGTGAAGGAGAGTTAAGAAACGTCTATTTACCACCTTTTGAAGCTGCTGTCGACGCTGGCGTAGAAACCTTTATGTCTGCTTTTAACGAACTAAACGGAGTACCGACTTCGGGCAATAAATATACCTTAAGAGATATTCTTCGTGGCGAATGGAATTTCGAAGGCTTTGTCGTTTCAGATTATACTTCTATTAATGAAATGGTTCAACATGGTTTTGCAAAAGATAGTATTGATACGGCAAGAATAGGAATGAACGCTGGCGTAGATATGGATATGATGGGAGAGGTTTACCGTAAATATCTAAAAACATTAGTTGAAGAAGGTAAAGTACCAGAACAATATATCAATGAATCCTGCAAAAGAATTTTAATTGCAAAGTACAAATTAGGCTTGTTTGACGATCCGTATCGCTATAGTGATGAAAAACGAGAAAATACAACTAAATATAAACCAGAATTTTTAGAAAAAGCAAGAGAAATTGCAGCAGCTTCGTCTGTGTTATTACAAAATAAGAATGAAGCCTTACCGCTTTCAAACACGTCAAAATCGATTGCGTTCATTGGCCCGTTAGTTAAGGATGAATACGACATTATAGGAAATTGGGCAGCAAAAGGGGACCGAAATGGAAAAGCGGTTAGTGTTTTTGAAGGTGTTTCAGAGTATTTAAAACCAAATCAAATACTTTATGCCAAAGGCTGTGAGATTTTAAAGGATGACACTTCGGGATTTGATGAAGCCATTTCAGCTTCAAAAAAAGCAGACGAAATTGTTTTAGTGATGGGAGAAGGTCATCACATGAGTGGTGAAGCCGCTTCGAGAACTAATTTAAGAATCCCAAGAGTTCAAACAGCGTTGATAAAAAGAATTCGTGAAGCCAATCCTAATAAAAAAATTACTTTAGTTTTAATGAATGGTCGTCCTTTAAATTTGTCTGAAGAGATCAATTTAGTGGATGCCATTTTAGAAGTTTGGTTTCCTGGTACTATGGGAGGCGCAGCAACAGCAGATTTACTATTTGGAAAAGTGAACCCTTCAGGAAAATTGACCGTTACATTCCCAAGAAACGTTGGTCAGGTGCCAATTTATTATAACATGAAAAATACAGGACGACCAATTCCTGAACACTATCCTAAAGCTGATTATAAAAGTAATTATATCGATGTACCAAACACACCGTTATTTGTCTTTGGGCATGGCTTAAGCTATACAAAATTTGAATATTCAGACTTTAAATTATCTTCAAATACCTTTAGTTTTTCTGATGAAGTTACGGCATCTGCAACAATAACGAATACAGGTAATTTAGATGGGCATGAAATTGTTCAACTCTACATTCATGATAAAGTTGGAAGTATCACTCGACCTGTAAAAGAACTTAAAGGATTTCAAAAAATCTTCTTGAAAAAAGGAGAAAGTAAAACCGTAACCTTCACCATTTCCGCTGAAGATTTAAAATTCTATAACAACGATAAGAAATACACCGTTGAGCCTGGCGAATTTGAAATAGCCATAGCACCGAGTTCAGACTTTAAATTTAAGAATACCATTACCCTAATTGATTAA
- the bglX gene encoding beta-glucosidase BglX, with product MIKNVNFKLISIAIIAFIFTSCKTESKSNSNSNPFEAQVDSILGLMTIDEKIGQLNLPVSGDITTGLGKSSDVGKKVQEGKVGGMFNIKSVEKIRAVQKIAVEESRLGIPLLFGMDVIHGYETTFPIPLGLSSTWDMELIEKTAQMAATEASADGINWTFSPMVDISRDPRWGRVSEGNGEDPYLGSRIAEAMVKGYQQDDLSQNNTLMACVKHFALYGAPEAGRDYNTVDMSKIRMYNEYLAPYKAAVDAGVGSVMASFNEIDGVPATGNKWLLTDLLRDDWGFDGFVVTDYTGIWEMMAHGMGDEEDVVALALNAGVDMDMAGDSPSAEAGFIKSLKGTLDKGMVTEADIDTAVKRMLTAKYELGLFDDPYKYCDSDRAKSEIFTEENRAFARKVGAESTVLLKNENNLLPLKKEGTIALIGPLANNAVNMAGTWSVATKQEKSNPFFAGLKTVVGDKSTILYAKGSNVDYDLDFEKRVTMFGKDIPRDGRTDKQLLDEALAIANKSDVIIAAIGESAELSGESSSVTNLQIPQAQKDLLNALLKTGKPVVLVLFTGRPLAIVDENENVPAILNVWFPGSEAGLAISDVLFGDVNPSGKLTATFPMNVGQVPIFYNHKNTGRPLHNKEGKFEKFKSNYLDVRNEPLYPFGYGLSYTTFDYSNFKLDKTAINFDGEITVSVDVTNSGDYDGKEVVQLYIRDIVGTVTRPIKELKGFEKVNIKKGETKTVTFKITIEDLKFYNSDLDFVAEPGKFHVFVGTDSTTEMMKEFELTK from the coding sequence ATGATAAAAAACGTCAACTTTAAATTAATAAGCATAGCAATAATTGCTTTCATATTTACGAGCTGTAAAACTGAATCAAAATCTAATTCTAATAGCAATCCATTTGAAGCACAGGTAGATTCTATTTTAGGTTTAATGACGATAGACGAAAAAATTGGACAACTTAATCTTCCTGTTTCAGGTGATATTACCACAGGTTTGGGCAAAAGCTCTGACGTGGGTAAAAAAGTTCAGGAAGGAAAAGTTGGAGGTATGTTCAATATTAAATCTGTTGAAAAAATTAGAGCAGTTCAAAAAATTGCGGTTGAAGAAAGCCGATTGGGTATCCCATTACTATTTGGAATGGACGTAATCCATGGCTACGAAACAACATTTCCTATTCCATTGGGACTCTCCTCGACTTGGGATATGGAACTCATTGAAAAAACAGCCCAAATGGCAGCCACCGAAGCAAGTGCAGATGGTATCAATTGGACGTTTTCTCCTATGGTAGATATTTCTCGCGATCCACGTTGGGGAAGAGTGTCTGAAGGCAACGGTGAAGACCCTTATTTGGGAAGCAGAATTGCTGAAGCTATGGTTAAAGGATATCAGCAAGATGATTTGAGTCAAAATAATACGTTGATGGCTTGTGTAAAGCATTTTGCTTTATATGGAGCACCAGAAGCTGGTCGTGATTACAACACGGTCGATATGAGTAAAATTAGAATGTACAATGAGTATTTAGCACCATATAAAGCGGCTGTAGATGCTGGCGTAGGTTCTGTAATGGCATCGTTTAATGAAATTGATGGTGTACCAGCAACAGGCAATAAATGGTTATTGACAGATTTATTGCGAGATGATTGGGGTTTTGATGGGTTTGTAGTTACCGATTATACAGGTATTTGGGAAATGATGGCTCACGGCATGGGTGACGAAGAAGACGTTGTCGCTTTAGCTCTAAACGCAGGTGTCGATATGGATATGGCTGGCGATTCTCCCTCAGCTGAAGCCGGATTTATAAAATCCTTAAAAGGCACATTAGATAAAGGAATGGTGACGGAAGCAGATATCGACACGGCTGTAAAACGAATGTTAACCGCAAAATACGAGTTAGGCTTATTTGATGATCCTTATAAATATTGCGATAGTGATAGAGCAAAAAGCGAAATATTTACTGAAGAGAATAGAGCATTTGCCAGAAAAGTAGGTGCAGAGTCAACCGTATTGCTCAAGAATGAAAACAATTTACTACCCTTAAAAAAAGAAGGAACCATTGCATTAATCGGTCCATTAGCAAATAATGCGGTGAATATGGCTGGTACGTGGAGCGTTGCAACAAAACAAGAAAAATCAAATCCGTTTTTTGCAGGATTAAAAACTGTTGTAGGCGATAAATCCACTATTTTATATGCCAAAGGAAGTAATGTGGATTACGATTTAGATTTTGAAAAACGTGTTACTATGTTTGGTAAGGATATTCCAAGAGATGGTAGAACGGATAAACAGCTATTGGATGAAGCGTTAGCAATCGCTAATAAATCGGACGTTATCATTGCGGCTATCGGTGAATCTGCAGAACTCAGTGGCGAAAGTAGCAGTGTAACAAATCTTCAAATTCCACAGGCTCAAAAGGACTTATTAAACGCTTTATTGAAAACAGGAAAACCTGTGGTTTTGGTATTATTTACTGGAAGACCTCTCGCTATTGTCGATGAGAATGAAAATGTCCCTGCAATACTAAACGTTTGGTTTCCTGGAAGTGAAGCTGGTTTGGCAATTTCAGATGTGCTGTTTGGAGACGTTAACCCATCTGGAAAGTTAACAGCAACGTTTCCGATGAATGTAGGACAGGTGCCAATTTTCTACAACCATAAAAATACAGGTCGCCCTTTACACAATAAGGAGGGTAAATTTGAAAAGTTCAAATCCAATTATTTAGATGTTCGAAATGAGCCGTTATACCCATTTGGATATGGACTTAGTTACACAACATTCGATTATTCGAACTTCAAATTAGATAAAACAGCCATCAACTTCGATGGTGAAATCACAGTCTCAGTAGATGTTACCAATTCCGGTGATTATGACGGAAAAGAAGTGGTACAACTGTATATCAGAGATATTGTCGGTACAGTGACGAGACCTATAAAAGAATTAAAAGGTTTCGAAAAAGTGAACATTAAAAAAGGGGAAACAAAAACCGTAACCTTCAAGATAACTATTGAAGACTTAAAATTCTATAATTCAGATTTAGACTTTGTAGCAGAACCAGGAAAATTCCACGTTTTTGTGGGTACAGACTCTACTACAGAAATGATGAAAGAATTTGAACTTACAAAATAA
- a CDS encoding carboxylesterase family protein: MTTNSKYIQFIICLGFILSSLSISAQQKDLFSKEYHVQKEDTLRYRMLLPKNFDESKQYPLVLFLHGAGERGSDNKKQLAHGSSLFLNEKHRDSFPAIVIFPQCPEQDYWSKLEADRSTKPITFKYKYDEPPTTAMALTMDLMDEMVTKPYIKTDQVYVMGLSMGGMGTFEIIHRKPEMFAAAIPICGGGDPDSVTNYAQKIPLWIFHGAKDDVVNPLLSINMATAILNAGGFPKLTIYDFANHNSWDPTFAEPELLTWLFSKTK, translated from the coding sequence ATGACAACGAATTCAAAATATATTCAGTTTATCATATGTTTGGGCTTCATTTTAAGTAGTTTGAGCATATCAGCACAGCAAAAAGATTTATTCTCAAAAGAATATCATGTTCAAAAAGAGGATACTCTAAGGTACAGAATGCTATTGCCTAAGAACTTTGATGAATCCAAACAATATCCACTGGTTTTGTTCCTTCACGGCGCAGGGGAAAGAGGAAGTGATAATAAAAAACAACTGGCGCATGGCAGTAGTTTATTTCTTAATGAAAAACATCGCGATTCCTTTCCTGCAATAGTCATTTTTCCACAATGTCCTGAACAGGATTACTGGTCTAAGTTAGAGGCAGATCGCTCCACAAAACCAATCACATTTAAGTATAAATATGATGAACCTCCTACAACAGCAATGGCTTTAACTATGGATTTAATGGATGAGATGGTCACTAAACCGTATATAAAAACAGATCAGGTTTATGTGATGGGATTATCAATGGGAGGTATGGGAACTTTTGAAATTATCCATAGAAAACCCGAAATGTTTGCAGCTGCCATTCCCATTTGTGGAGGTGGAGATCCTGATTCGGTCACCAATTATGCCCAAAAAATTCCATTATGGATATTTCATGGCGCCAAAGATGATGTGGTAAATCCATTATTATCAATCAATATGGCAACTGCTATTCTAAACGCTGGTGGATTTCCAAAACTTACGATATACGATTTTGCAAATCATAACAGTTGGGACCCAACATTTGCGGAACCAGAATTATTAACTTGGCTTTTCTCTAAAACAAAATGA